The genome window TAGTTAGACATTAAACTACTTCATATAAAAAGGATTTTAACTCTTCAGCTTCCTCTTCTGACAAATTATAGGCATGCTCAATATAACCAGGCTCATCAAGGTCATCGGTTCCAATAATGGCAAACCTATTGCTTTGAATATCAAGAACAAGTGACTTACCATAGTATCGATCAGACTTTATAATTGCTAAGTCAAAGCGTTGTGTATCTCCCATAAAGCTAATAAATCTTGTTTTTGTCTCAACTGTATCATCATATAGAAAGAATCTTTCACCCATGTTTTTAAACCCCTTTATGTGCAATCAATTTTATTCTCACCTTTTATCATAACAAAGTGGCTCCTAAAGTTAAATTGTAAACAGTGATACAACTATATTTTGAAAAATATAACAATTATAGAAATTTTTTTTGGAGAAAAAAATC of Cytobacillus luteolus contains these proteins:
- a CDS encoding DUF3055 domain-containing protein: MGERFFLYDDTVETKTRFISFMGDTQRFDLAIIKSDRYYGKSLVLDIQSNRFAIIGTDDLDEPGYIEHAYNLSEEEAEELKSFLYEVV